In Helianthus annuus cultivar XRQ/B chromosome 3, HanXRQr2.0-SUNRISE, whole genome shotgun sequence, a single window of DNA contains:
- the LOC110932346 gene encoding uncharacterized protein LOC110932346: MGSPSSSSITNYYYREFLADDGESTDEEVEQEAVTSACQLAVRYVKHSRQPEREVKTRDYIELDRRAANDRLMKDYFDEAPTFPNPEVFRRRFRMSKHLFLHIVDDLENNFDYFKQKADAKGTLGFTGIQKCTSALRVLAYGNTTDINDEYLKMTKKTTRDTLEHFCHGIIDLYSARYLRTPTWDDLQKIYEVHSAEHGLPEDWISGRAPKASFYASGNYYPHGYYLCDGIYPRYSIVVKMFSDPIDEKRARFRKVQESSRKDIERCFGVLKQQ, translated from the exons atgggTTCCCCTAGTTCCTCGTCCATCACAAATTATTACTATAGAGAGTTTTTAGCGGATGATGGTGAATCCACCGATGAGGAGGtcgagcaagaggcggttacgagtgcCTGTCAACTAGCGGTGAGATATGTGAAGCATTCTCGCCAGCCCGAACGTGAAGTTAAAACAAGAGATTATATTGAACTAGACCGACGTGCGGCAAACGATCGGTTGATGAAAGATTATTTCGATGAGGCGCCAACATTTCCGAACCCAGAAGTTTTTAGGCGTCGTTTCCGAATGAGTAAGCATTTGTTTCTACACATCGTCGACGACTTGGAAAACAACTtcgattattttaaacaaaaagcggATGCGAAAGGGACACTTGGATTCACCGGTATTCAAAAGTGTACGTCGGCGCTACGAGTCCTTGCTTACGGAAACACgaccgacatcaacgacgagtatttaaAAATGACCAAGAAAACAACGCGAGACACCTTGGAGCATTTTTGTCACG GTATTATAGATTTGTACAGTGCGCGTTATTTGAGAACGCCCACATGGGACGACCTTCAAAAGATTTACGAGGTACATTCTGCTGAGCATGGTTTGCCTG AGGACTGGATTTCTGGCAGAGCTCCAAAAGCGTCTTTTTACGCAAGCGGAAACTACTACCCTCATGGATATTATTTGTGCGACGGGATTTATCCTAGGTATTCAATTGTCGTGAAGATGTTTAGTGATCCTATCGATGAAAAAAGAGCACGCTTTAGAAAGGTTCAAGAGTCTTCACGAAAAGACATTGAGAGGTGCTTTGGGGTTCTTAAACAACAATGA